Genomic DNA from Thalassoroseus pseudoceratinae:
AGCGTTCACGAAATCCTTGGCGGAGTTGCCCCACCGTATCCGTCACAGAATCGCCTGCCACAATTGGCCGAGCGGTGTTAGACACATACAGCGATTGTCCCAATGGAGTCAGTGAATCGGTAGGAACGGATACCAACTGGATTCGACCGAAAGCGGATGAAGTTTCTTCCGGCGTGTTTCCACTTGCGTGCACGGTTCCGTCGGGCTGAATGACGAGTTCAACGTCATCACTTGGGACGTGCACGCGGGGTTCCAGATGCCAAAACGCACTGCCAATCCGCACGCCCAATAGACCATCGTGGATCGAAAATCGACCGCTGCGTGTGACGCAAATTTCCTCGCCATATTGCACTTGAAACCATCCCGCTCCCTCGATCGCCACGTTCCAAGGTGAGGACGATTTCTCGAGTTCCCCGTTGGAAAAATCGACTCGGGTTTCCGTCAACGAGCTTCCGGCTCCGAGGTAGACATTGGCCGACGGTGACTGGTAGGCGGCATCTCGCCAGATCAACTCCAGACGTTTGAAACCGGGGGTGAGCGAATTGGCGATATTGTTCGCGACGACACGATGAGCAAGACGCAAGTCGTGCAGACTCTTTTCGATGACATTGGCCGATTCCAACGGTGCCGCTTGGGTCACGCTAGATAAGCTTCGCGGCGGTTCCGGCAGGAACAATGGATCGGGGGGCGGGGACGACGGGAAGGGGAGATCAGCGTTGTCCTTCGGAGCGGCGGGAGAGAAATCGATCGACCGCCGCAGTTTCAAGATCTCCCGTGCAGCGTCGATGGGCAAGTCTTTTAATTCTGATCGCCAAACTTCTAGCTCGGCGGACGTTGGTTCATCGATTTCCTGCTGAAGGAGTTCGTCGAACGGCGAGGGCTGGTCGATCGTCTTTGGCTCACCATGTGGTGGCGGAACCAAGTGTTCCGGTGGAATCGGCGTGGGAGCCAATCGTGGAGCTGGAAACGAAGGCGACGCCTGAGCCATGACGATCGAGCCCGACTGAGAACTGGCAACCGTCTCCCAGCGAGCCTCCGACGTTAGGGCAACGTCCTCGACTTCGGGAAGTTCCTCTTGGTTCGCAGGTACCTCAATCGCCTGGGCAACTGCCGCTTCGGTCGCGACCAACTCGGTGACCGTCGGTTGCGACAAGTCCGCTC
This window encodes:
- a CDS encoding flagellar hook basal-body protein — protein: MAMTRMMHRIGYAMTAIAGFAAAVFINHRADLSQPTVTELVATEAAVAQAIEVPANQEELPEVEDVALTSEARWETVASSQSGSIVMAQASPSFPAPRLAPTPIPPEHLVPPPHGEPKTIDQPSPFDELLQQEIDEPTSAELEVWRSELKDLPIDAAREILKLRRSIDFSPAAPKDNADLPFPSSPPPDPLFLPEPPRSLSSVTQAAPLESANVIEKSLHDLRLAHRVVANNIANSLTPGFKRLELIWRDAAYQSPSANVYLGAGSSLTETRVDFSNGELEKSSSPWNVAIEGAGWFQVQYGEEICVTRSGRFSIHDGLLGVRIGSAFWHLEPRVHVPSDDVELVIQPDGTVHASGNTPEETSSAFGRIQLVSVPTDSLTPLGQSLYVSNTARPIVAGDSVTDTVGQLRQGFRERSNVDFQTEIDGLKRLETHIQRLQQIVNGLAANDDPLNLSRAQHSRKTDKPRPASHTDSLPPAIAE